The Candidatus Phaeomarinobacter ectocarpi genome includes a region encoding these proteins:
- a CDS encoding GGDEF domain-containing protein has product MTDASTMIDPRALAEKAISEMDSRAIEPTPENYELWYTHATGANPSLNREIEKIDDAGDSLDAEHLEKIRTKHMTPANNDTAILEMGGKLEDELSGVMAMLESATKDTGAYGDSLNDVSAALDTERSPAEVRVLMETLVTATRTMETRSKQLEERLHESKAEVTQLRTNMEEIRTEALTDQLTGLPNRRNFDDSVAASMEKAAEAGTPFTLVLGDIDHFKKFNDTYGHQTGDQVLKLVAQCMRHHVKDPLKPARYGGEEFALILPDVDLTAGVKLADEVRRTIESKELVKKSTGENLGAVTMSFGAALFAPGESISDLIKRADACLYSAKHAGRNQVKWEVDADLEAIAS; this is encoded by the coding sequence GTGACCGACGCGAGCACCATGATTGATCCAAGAGCTCTGGCTGAAAAGGCCATTTCTGAGATGGATTCGCGCGCGATTGAACCCACGCCGGAAAACTACGAGCTCTGGTACACCCACGCCACCGGTGCAAACCCGAGTCTCAATCGAGAGATTGAAAAAATAGATGACGCAGGTGACAGCCTTGATGCTGAGCACCTGGAGAAAATTCGCACCAAGCATATGACGCCAGCAAACAATGACACCGCCATTCTGGAGATGGGCGGCAAGTTGGAAGACGAGTTGTCTGGTGTGATGGCAATGTTGGAATCCGCCACAAAGGACACTGGTGCATATGGCGACTCGCTGAATGATGTGAGCGCAGCGCTCGACACAGAGCGGTCTCCCGCCGAAGTTCGCGTGCTGATGGAAACGCTTGTCACGGCGACCCGCACGATGGAAACGCGCAGCAAGCAGCTGGAAGAACGTCTGCACGAGAGCAAGGCGGAAGTCACACAACTGCGCACGAACATGGAAGAAATCCGCACCGAGGCCCTGACCGACCAGCTGACTGGCCTGCCCAATCGTCGCAATTTCGATGACAGCGTTGCTGCTTCCATGGAAAAAGCCGCAGAAGCAGGTACGCCCTTCACGCTTGTCCTCGGTGACATTGATCACTTCAAGAAGTTCAACGACACCTATGGTCATCAAACCGGAGACCAGGTGCTCAAGCTGGTTGCGCAGTGCATGCGCCACCACGTCAAAGATCCTCTCAAGCCCGCGCGCTATGGCGGCGAGGAATTTGCCCTCATTTTGCCCGATGTCGATCTGACTGCCGGCGTTAAGCTTGCTGATGAAGTACGGCGCACCATTGAGAGCAAAGAACTGGTCAAGAAATCAACGGGTGAAAACCTGGGTGCTGTAACAATGTCATTTGGTGCAGCCCTGTTCGCACCCGGAGAGAGCATTTCCGACCTTATCAAGCGGGCTGATGCATGTCTTTATTCTGCCAAACATGCAGGTCGCAACCAGGTGAAGTGGGAAGTCGACGCTGACCTAGAAGCGATTGCCAGCTAG